From the genome of Astatotilapia calliptera chromosome 3, fAstCal1.2, whole genome shotgun sequence:
ATGATGGCACTAAAAGGACATTAAGATAAAATGGGGCCtaattattcaagaccttgtatgtgaggagcaggattttaaattgtggatttaacagggagacaATGAAGAGAACCCAATagaggagaaatctgctctctctttctagtcctaagtactcttgctgcagcactTTGGATTAATTGAAagctttttttagttttttgagaTGCTGATAATAACAAATCGCAGTAGTCTAGGATAGAACCCAAGACATGCTTGGGTTTGGGAACGGATGGCCCGTCTGGGGGTACTGATGGCTGGATCTGGGAATATAGATTATCTTTAggaagtgtgagtgtgtgcacatTGTTGATTTCTGTCTGGCCTCATGCTGAGTGAGgccatttgtatgtgtgtgattgCAGGTGGGAAGATATGCTTTTGTCTGTGTCTAAATCTCCTTTAGAACAATTCAGGCTCCCCCCAGGTTTGGGGGCCCAATTCTCCATGCCACACTCTCTGCAGTTGGTTTGTGTCCCTTCCTGCCAGTGCATAAGTGGTTTGATGTGAGGGGCTTGGTTCTGgggagtaaataaaaaaaaatcctaataaaGGTCTAATAAAATTTGACATACATAATTCCATTTGCTACACTGccaccagacacaacacacacacacgttgcaGTTAAAGGGTAAAAGGCTATTAAACTGCAACTACTGTGTCTGCTACGGTGAAATACATCTTACAGAGCTTTGTTGGAGGCTTGGACCactggaagcagcctctgaaaaGCCTCCTCCGAAGCAGaatatttcttcaggtcaaacgctTCCAGTTCTTCGTCTGATGAtagtaagatgaagaccagagctgaccactgagcaggagatggtttatctgtggagagacttcctgatctcagggactgttggatctcctccactagagaacgatcattcagttcattcagacagtggaacagattgatgcttttctctgcagacagattctcattaagcttcttcttgatgtacTGGACTGTCTCCTGATTGGTTTCTGAAATACATCCTGTCTCTGTCAGCAGGCCTCGTAGGAGCttctgattggtctgcagtgaaagacccagAAGGAAGCGcaggaacaagtccaggtttCCATTTGAactctgtaaggccttgtcCACAGCAGTCTTGTAGAAGAGAGTCCCTGCAGAGTCTTTTGTTTCAGACTTCTGGGAGGTTTGTTGTTCTTCCAGCAGATTGACTtcagagttgatgaaggtcagatggacatgaagagcagccagaaactcctgaacactcagatggatgaagcagaacaccttgtcctggtacagtcctctctcctctttaaagatctgtgtgaacactcctgagtacactgaggctgctctgatatcgatgccacactctgtcaggtctgattcatagaagatcaggtttcctttctgcagctgatcaaaggccagttttcccagagactcaatcatcttcctgctctctggactccagtgtggatctgtctcagctcctccgtcatacttgaccttcttcactttggcctgaaccaccaggaagtggatgtacatctcagtcagggtcttgggcagctgtcctccctctctggttttcagcacatcctccagaactgtagcagtgatccagcagaagactgggatgtgacacatgatgtggaggcttcgtgatgtcttgatgtgggagatgatcctgctggcctgatcctcatctctgaatctcttcctgaagtactgctccttctgtgggtcagtgaaccctctgacctctgttacCCTGCCAAGCCACTgtggagggatctgattggctgctgcaggtcgtgtggttatccagaggcgagcagagggaagcagtttccccctgatgaggtttatcagcagcgcatccactgaggtggactttctagggtcagttaggattgCAGTTTTGTGGAAGTtcagaggaagtcgacactcatccagaccatcaaagatgaacacaacctggaagtcttcaaagctgcagattcctgcttctttggtttcagtaaagaagtgatgaacaagtcccaccaagctgaacttttcctctttcagcacattcagctctctgaaagtgaatggaaatatgaactggatgtcctggttggctttgtcttcagcccagtccagggtgtatttctgtgttaagactgttttcccgATGCCAGCCCATCCTTTTGTCAGCACTGctctgattggttcatctcttccaggtgaggctttaaagatgtcttcttgtctgattgttgtttctggtctgtctggtttcctggatgctgtttcaatctgtctgacctcatgttcatcattgacctctgcagtccctccctctgtgatgtagagctctgtgtagatctgattcaggagggttgggtttcctgctttagcgatcccctcaaacacacactggaacttcttcttcagaGCAGATTTATGGTTAAGTTGACAAACTTCAGCCAGATGTTCTGAAAaatcagccaaaaaaaaaaaatatatcagttcattttttacaaattcAAGATGACAGCTTTGTTTAAACCAATGTTATCCATCTCCTCAAAGGtgaaaaaatgttctagttAATCAGGAGCTAGAGAAATCCTCTTACTGTTCTGCAGACAGTCAGCCAGCTTCTCCTGCTTCATTCTCCTTAAGAAGTGCAGTGTGATCTTCACAAATGCCTCTTTGGTgctcctcctctgctcttcatccTCCCGCTGACTCTCTATGCATTCTGGGTAATCTGGACTCAGAACCTTCTGGATCTTTTTCAGCTCGTtcttcacaaaagtgatgatgttgtcctccagcagctggaacagaatACTTTATGAATGAGCCAATCAACTGAAATCATGGAGCCAAACATCAGATCCatgttggacacactgacaaTCCACTGGTCTACAAAGAGCATCATGGAGATGACTGTGAACAGAATAGATGTGAAAgtagttgttgtacatgtacagaccataaatatggagtccagGTCTGTTTGATGCTTCTGGGCAGACTGACCACTGGGAACCTCCGAGCTCTCCTGATCCACTCTGTGGAGGAATCATGAAAAATTATTTCACATCAACTATGTCCCCAGAGAGACAAACAAAGTGGCAGACAGAAGTTTCTAGTGCACATTTTATCCCCAaaacattattaaaatttgACACCATAGTTCGCTGCTCTTCCACCTTGCGAGCCAAGTGACTACTGACTAAAAGTTAGAGAGCAATGGCAAACATTTTgccttcttttaaaaatataaataaaacccaagtccttatttgttattttcttaaGTTTTCTGTTCATGCTTGAGTTCTGATTTCTGCTACATTTTAATATCATTACAGTACTTCAACATGATGTTTGTTgtgttatttaatttctttttcttttttagttccTGTTGAGTTGGTGATGGTGTAATTTCCTATTTTGAGTTCATTTTGAGTTCATTACTTTCATGTGTAATTCTTCAGTGCTCATTGTCTTGACCTTTCGTGCTAGTCCATTGGTTCCCCTGTTCTTTGATTTTATGTTGCATCTTGTTTATTGTTAGTCTTCCTGCATTATACTGTacaatttttttattatcttaGCAATAATTAGTGTAAATAGGACTGAGGAAATGTGTTTGCATTGGAGTTTATGTCCAACAACATCAAGCAGTTAAATCAAAGAGTTCATGttactaacagctcacctctctgcagcaaACAGAGGCTGGAATTTAAAATCAGTGTCACGTGGATTAGACCAGTCACTCTTTAAGGACACACAGCTGGGTTCGGGTCTACCGTCGATCCTGTTAgggaagaaaaatgtgtttttaatttggagTCACATAAGTTGAAGAAGACTTAATACCTTCATCATTCCAAAGAGAAAGTGGTTTGGCTGAGCATGAGCAGAGGGAAACTCCAAATTAGCGTTGGCAGTGTAAGAACAGAGCACCACCCAGAGGTAAACAGTCATTTACATTATGCAGGACTATGAATGGTCCTAATGTGAGAAGGAATTTAAATGTACaggtttaacatgttttaaagaaTTAAGGAATTCCTCTGACTCTGTAGTTACAAAGGCACTTTCTATTGCATCTCTGAACTACTGTCTTCACCACTGAACAAGTGTAACTTGTGAATTATCTCCAGAGCTGGGCCAAAACTGCACATATGATGaaagtcttttcttttccttagcTCTCTAAGAACTGGACAAATTACTCAAGGAGTCATCTACACTGTCTAAACTACGCTGCACCAGCActataacacccagcacgcccctgcgggcggtttatccttcaagctcgggtcctctaccagaggcctgggagcttgagggtccggcgcagtatcttagctgttcctaggactgcgctcttctggacagagatctccgatgttattcccgggatctgctggagccactctcctagcttgggagtcaccgcacctagtgctccgattaccacggggaccaccgttaccttcaccctccacatcctctcgagctcttctctgagcccttggtatttctccagcttctcgtgttccttcttcctgatattgctgtcattcggaaccgctacatcgatcactacggccgtcttcttctgtttgtctaccaccactatgtccggttggttagccaccaccattttgtccgtctgtatctggaagtcccacaggatcttagctcggtcattctccaccacccttgggggcatctcccattttgacctcgggacttccaggttatactccgcacagatgttcctgtacactatgccggccacttggttatggcgttccatgtatgccttgcctgctagcatcttgcaccctgctgttatgtgctggattgtctctggggcatctttacacagcctgcacctggggtcttgcctggtgtgatagaccccagcctctatggaacTTGTACTCAGAGcgtgttcttgtgctgccatgattagtgcctctgtgctgtctttcagtccagctttgtccagccactggtaggatttctggatatcagccacctcctctatctgtcggtggtacataccgtgcaggggcctgtccttccatgatggttcctcgtctccctcctctttcttgggtttctgctgcctgaggtattcactgagcactcggtcagttggggcaaTCTTCCCAATGTTTTCTTGGATGTtcattgtctcatcctggactgtggtgctgacactcaccagtccccggcccccttcgttccgcttagcgtacagcctcagggttctggacttggggtgaaaccctccatgcatggtaaggagctttcttgtctttatgtcagtggcttctatctcctcctttggccagcctattaccccagcagggtacctgatcacgggcagggcgtacgtgttgatggcccggatcttgttcttaccattcagctgactcctcaggacttgcctgaccctctgcaggtacttggtggttgcagcctttctagcggcctcttcatggttcccatttgcctgcgggatccccaggtacttgtaactgtcctgtatgtctgcaatgttgctttctggtagttcgatcccctcagttctgactaccttccctctctttgttaccatccgactacacttctccagcccGAACGACagtccaatgtcattgctgtatagcctggtagtgtggatcagtgaatcgatgtctcgttcactcttggcaccCAAAGTAGCATAAGCACATGTTTTAGTTCTAGTTCCTCCCCTCTGCACCAGTTACTTGAATccaactgtgagcaacagcttAGACCTGTTATCAGTTTATCCTAACTaaggatgggtatcgtttaggttttatccgataccggtgccaaatcggtacttttgaaacggtgccggtgctcaaaccggtgcttaaagaatggagaacacaaaattggtccaaaatcctctcatgttcagctggttttttgtaaaaagataacaatgttagccttttctgcagttatggggcatatatggcatcactcttggctggaagtagtgcttaaacaatggaaaaaacacaaactttgtccaaaacctctcatgttcagctgttttccactttttctttggtcattttagcctttttggccagggtgaagggagtatctgccatcaaacaagaagacagctgcatgtaactacgacagtgtttgctagttcaccttacatgcattaatgtaataacgtggttagcctactcaacgtaaattacactcgaacaacattaagcgactcacgcagagaagaacagctgctgctgcatcatcatcctcatcatttctgctacactgggagggctaggggccaggactctcctcttcgggtttttgggggatgttgctaaatcCGGgaccgataacaggcaccacacccgcagcagatgtgctcggtgtgaggtctcgcagcaagctatcaaatacggtgcatttctcggctttcaaaaaaaaaaaaaaacgctatgcgtcgccaggtgtttcatcggattcgaggtgttacctcctttgacagtatcacagtatcagcttaaagcacttgttgctactgagtttgcatcttttgctgtgaagtacagccagacttttgaccgcttcgtcttgggcatttttaatctgtagctcggctctaaaagaacgtacgtacctggccccgcctactatccgcggaaacgtaaaatgattggctagaagtatatcacagctcaggaaaaaaaagcaccgaaataaagcaccgaaatgtgcgctgcttttcggtctggttactaccgtttatgtcagacaccggtacccatccctaatcctAACACATCCTTTCAAGACTCaggctaaaataaaaaatttacttTTGAGAATGATGATTACAACATGAGAAAGACTTTCAGCCaatattttaaaacagtgacatggttttttttaaaatttggttttatcTATTTAGTGAAGATCGCAGCAGTGCTCTAACTTGTGTAGCACCTGATtcagaagactttatttatccctgaGGGGCAATTAAgagacagaccttgccgacaatacacaaacatcacattggggagacaggtcaggctagatAGCTGGCCCGTCAGCCGCACGAGCAGCGACCCGGAACCAaacaacaatggaaaatgcacaatatgaggaaagacgaggagaaaaaaagaactccccccagactgagctccaacaggagATCAGTTTGACaacaaaaagggggggggggtgtagttCTGTGTCAGTGTATATTCgtacgtgtgagtgtgtgttccaTGTTCAGCTGAGAGAAAGTGTCCCTTCACCCAGTTAAGCAAAAGTCAACAATCTTCGGTCGATGCAGGTGGCCTTgaatgaggagggagaaaggcaTAACAAACAGTCTTATTATCTAAGGGAGAATATTGTTATTCCCGTAAGCTTTTGCCTTAAGCATCTAGCTGGCGCCAGGGGCGCCACATGAGATGAAGATGGTAGCTGCTTTGGTTAGTGCGAACAAATTGCAGCTGGTCTAATGTACGTCACTGGTCACCAGGTCTCTCAATTCCAGCTGTTCTTCTTCAAGACGTTATCCATTTAGCAGAGCCATGACCTTCTCGAAGATCTTATCCatactgtgtttaaaaaaaataataaataaataaaaacagtgctCATCGTCGATCATGTCGGCCAGTCTTGTgggattttgaacagctgtagccACTTCATgttcttcgataagccaggtCTCAGCCAATTGGTAGATGTCCATGTATCTCATATTCAAACACAATCCAACAGGTACTGTAGTAATATGGATGGGGCCTTAGATTGTTTGATTAGGTGGCTTGCTTTACTAAATTGTATGTAATAACAGTTCCTACCATCCAACTGTCAGCAATATTACTGAAATTATTATCAGTGCCACCttacatggtaaatggactgattcttatacagcacttttctactctgggCATTCAACACTTTACCCACCTTGCCTCATTAACACATGCACTTTTGTCTATGCTCTCTCTATGCCAGTGCTTTCTCTCTGTTATTTACATACATTTATAATCCAATTGAATGTGGATTCGTATCTTGCCCAATTATATTTACACAGGAAAACTGTTTAAGGTGAACCTCATGTTTCCTTacacatgagaaaaaaaaaatcccagggAATGAGGTGTTTGAACTGCACTTTATATCCAAcaacattaaataattaaattatatagttaaataatttaaacattaacataataataaacattaaataacattaaataagCTCTCAAAAAGTTCATGTTACTAACAGCTCACCTTTTTTGATCAGATGTCTGCTGGGCTTTAAAATTAGTCGAATTGTTGTCTTTAGAAGTGTCACTCTTTAAAGACAACCTCCTGGACAGAGGTTCAGGCTGGtccctgtgaataatgatggagcagtgatgtgagtgctgagctgtgacatggagaagagtcatgcacagttagagatggtcatctcacctttgagctttggtctggctctcatgttccccacacagagtgcttttagagggaggggctccctcctctctgtcctcacactgatccatgctgctcaattcacatcagctcacacacactttctacctgcAGAGGAAATACAAATCATTCACATGCACATCAACTGTAATCCTGCTTTCCATCATGTGTGCTGTCCAGATATCAGCTGCTGCTTTCCTGCTTCATCTCAGTGTCAGCTGGATGcagtcagacagcagtgtgaggcagaggaagctgccatcagctgctctgctatcAGTCCACTAGATGGAAGCATGACACACACGATGCATTCACTGACACAAACTGATTCACTATGACTGGAGGCTTCAGTCCAGTAACACGCAGCCAGTTCAACCAATGAGTCGTTGAATTCAACACGTAttacaaacattttcaaacatttcagctGATCCATGATTCAATGAGGATCATTAGAGTTAAAAGCTTCAAACTAACTATTCCTGCTGATTTTGCAGAGAACTGAACACACAATAATTTACTGATAATAAGACGCTCCTCATAGCTCTTTGTTCAGTACGGCTTTCCTTCTCCCCATAAACCTGGAGGTTGCAGAGTTAAAGATGTAATTGATTGTCACCAATGGGGACACATTTAGACATAAGTATGTCAGACGGACAGCTAAGGTCAAACACTTTGGACGCAGAGACATCTGTGCTTTTACTTAAATCACATCTGTTTATTAACAGgaattagtagtagtagtagttattttgtaataattattttgtaattatttcGTAATCATTGTCATAATTACCTTCTATTGAAGCAGATTCAACATTTGTGATGCAGTGTTTTTAATGAGAAGCacaatttttttaatcaagttcATGCTACATCTATACAACTACCTGCACTGTTATTATACAGAATGGATGAACAGCTCCACTATCAGCTATTCCTTCATACAAATGCATctgcaactgtgtgtgtgtttgtgtgttaaattattttctcatgtctccataaaatgacctgaaactgTCTAATAGCTACCATTTTAACAATATAAGCCTATAAACTACAGTTCCACACACTAACACAAATGCATAACCTATTTAGAACACATACCATCTTTTTCTTAGGGTATGAAGACAAAAGCTatcaacacaaagcaaagacgAAAATTTTCGTGTTTATACTGTAAAAACATGAGCAAGAACAAGTAAAAACAAGGGCTGCAGTGTGACTGCTCATCAGTTGAAattcaggctctggctgctgtgCTGGGGTCTGCAGAGACGCAGCTTTAACGTCACTCTGTGTTCTTGGCTAGCTCTGTGTTatcatgctgtctgtgcagatggttTGATGCCACTGTACCTAACTTAACTTTTACAGCCTTTCATTCTCTCTGGCTGTCAGTTCTAGTTGAGCAATATAGCTTTTCGTTTATTGTGTAAATACAGTCTCATTAACTTCTGTTATTGTTAGATTTTTTGTAACTGAGGATTATATTTAGCATATATTTATGGTGAATTTAATGACTGGAATAACTTTATGTGATTCAAAGTTCAAAATAATAATGTCTATCATTTACTTAATTTCTTTCAGTTCATCATCTTTCTGAAAGCCATTTGaattctcctctttctctctaacCCAACtctcttctgatggctgcttttaCTTTGTCTCTACAAACAGAATCTACTGCTTGAAGATACCACCTCATCCACCAAGGCGGTCTCCCGTGGCTAGTTAACCAGTAGAAAGTTGGCACACAGACCAGGTAAGGTATAAGGTATAAAATATTATAGTGATCccaataatatttataatatgaCGACAGAGAATAGAGGAAGTGGGTCTTGAGGCACCCATTTAAGTCATTATTAGCTCTCTGCTTTGTCTTACATCATGTTCGTGATAAACAAAAATGCTGTGAATGATGTTGCGTGTCTTTAGCTAGCATAATACAAAAGAAACAATCTTCCGTGAAAGTTTAAACTGGAAAAAACTAGTAACTGAATGCATCAAAGTTTCAGTTTGCGGTTCACCTGATCTTTGTGAAGCAGAAACAATAACAAGATGTTAGCTAATAGATATATATAACATCAAAACACAACAggaatttctttgttttacacTTTAATTCAGATCATACAGCAGATTAATTTTATGTAAAGGAAATaatacataataaaaaatacacctGCTGTTCTGCTCTCAGTTCCATCAGTCTCTGTGACGCCAGAATAATTACCTGTCAGCAGAGGAATTTTTAAACCAACACTTCCTCATGTTTGAGCTTGTCACGcgttgtgtgtgtctgcatattTACTACATActattaaaattatattttagtgAGTTCCTTCTGTTTTTACAGTCTGGATTAGGCTGCTTCCTGCTCTGTAGGTCTTCATCTCTGCTGATCAGGAGGTCTCAGACTAGATCTTTTAGACATGAGCCTCTGATCCTGTTAAAGTAGTTCAGATCTTTACGTAACTTAACATTTCCAAAAGACTGAAATCGCACTGAGTTATCCGAGTGCGTGCTCTATAAGGACTCTGATATTAGATGATCTGTATTATTCCGGAAAACAggttaaaggggaaaaaaaagtttgaagctttttttttttaattcaaaggcTTGGAACCTCAGAGGAGGGTAATACACAGTGAAACTCAAGAGACCACATTCTGACCTACTATTGATGATTAAAACctttaaactgaaaaataaaaacaagaataataaaaaaaacctcaaatccAGCAATTAAAATCACAGAATTCAACGTGAACATGAACGTGAACGTGAACATGACAACAGCACAACACAAAGACATGGAAATGTCTGCTAcatctaaatatttttctgcatGTTATGCATGACTCGAGTCAAAGCCCAGTTCAGGTTTACTCCTGCAGAGTAAACCTGAACTgctttactttgtgttttgtttttaatttatttgtttgtttttcatgagACTTAAGTAAAAATCTGAATTACaactttttaacaaaaaaactgattttatcAGATTGATCTTCCCTTTAACTGGATACAATGTTCAATCAGATTAATGATCAGTGTCTGATTAGTCTAAAGTTTCACACAGATCTATTTAAACTGTTTATCACAATAACAAATGTTTTAGTGCAGACCTACTGACTGATAACATGTGTGAATTCAATCAGTCAATAATCTATAATCATGTGGAATTGTCTTCAAACACAAAAGTGATCAAAGTTTGTCCTGATATAAGAGCTTAACATTTGGTCCAAACATCACAGAGCGGAAACAAGCAGTCAAACTGTTaaagaaggaaacaaagcaaacttacagtttcttcacacgGAGATACAATCAACAAGCTCCACTCCACACCTGAGTTTGTGTTTCCAGCTCAGACGTGTTAAACgctgctgctgtgctacatTTGTCATTTCCTGCTTTCACTACCATCCATGTCAAAGCGCTGAAGTCATCTGATCACTTTAATGCAGTAAAGCAGGAGCTGTAAGTCTGACATTTATTTACtgtcatcacaaacacacacagctggattaGCACCCAGACAAAGGGctgaaaagctgaaaatcattctttgattattattattatgtatccTGTTTATGTGGAGGCAGTTTTCTATCTGTCAGTGCTGAAGAAGACGTCACTGATCACATGACTCTAAGGGATGTTTCCTGCACCTCGCTGATTCTGAGCCATGAAGATTGaaggcagctctgaaggcaaagcAGGTCTGAGCCTGTGTTAGCaagctgtacctaataaagtggtagTAAGTGTGTCAAGGACTCGGTAAGTAATGATAGCAGGGGGCAGCACAGAGAGGTTAGGCGCTGTCAGAGAAGCAGACTCACATCAGACTGGTCATATTCCATCATCTATACCTGAAATAATcatcaaacacacagcagactTGAAACATGTGGAAACATCTGGACCTCAGTCTCAGCCTCAGACCTGctcctctgcttcctgtttacaGCGCACACATCATGCTGTGTACTGAGAGTCATGTGATCAAAGCGAGGACCTGGTACTCTGACACAGAGCTAGCACAGTTATCCTAATGTGTGATATTACTTCTAACCAGAGAGCATTTAGCTTTCACAGCCAGCCAACATCCTTtaacactgagcatgtgcaaacacagctcGCAGCTTCCATTACTCACAAGCTCCAGCCCTCCACTTAAAAGCCCAGAACAAACCTTGTGAACAACACAGTCCAGAGAGGTCATGTTAACGCTCTGTTTCGGGTGGGAAACTCAGCTGTGGTGTGGCTGTGCCTCTCCTACAATCTCTGATGTCAGAGCTGCTAAATTAGACTGAACTGAAGCCAGATTCAATCTTAAAACAGCCACAAAg
Proteins encoded in this window:
- the LOC113019586 gene encoding NACHT, LRR and PYD domains-containing protein 3-like, coding for MDQCEDREEGAPPSKSTLCGEHESQTKAQRDQPEPLSRRLSLKSDTSKDNNSTNFKAQQTSDQKRIDGRPEPSCVSLKSDWSNPRDTDFKFQPLFAAERVDQESSEVPSGQSAQKHQTDLDSIFMLLEDNIITFVKNELKKIQKVLSPDYPECIESQREDEEQRRSTKEAFVKITLHFLRRMKQEKLADCLQNKHLAEVCQLNHKSALKKKFQCVFEGIAKAGNPTLLNQIYTELYITEGGTAEVNDEHEVRQIETASRKPDRPETTIRQEDIFKASPGRDEPIRAVLTKGWAGIGKTVLTQKYTLDWAEDKANQDIQFIFPFTFRELNVLKEEKFSLVGLVHHFFTETKEAGICSFEDFQVVFIFDGLDECRLPLNFHKTAILTDPRKSTSVDALLINLIRGKLLPSARLWITTRPAAANQIPPQWLGRVTEVRGFTDPQKEQYFRKRFRDEDQASRIISHIKTSRSLHIMCHIPVFCWITATVLEDVLKTREGGQLPKTLTEMYIHFLVVQAKVKKVKYDGGAETDPHWSPESRKMIESLGKLAFDQLQKGNLIFYESDLTECGIDIRAASVYSGVFTQIFKEERGLYQDKVFCFIHLSVQEFLAALHVHLTFINSEVNLLEEQQTSQKSETKDSAGTLFYKTAVDKALQSSNGNLDLFLRFLLGLSLQTNQKLLRGLLTETGCISETNQETVQYIKKKLNENLSAEKSINLFHCLNELNDRSLVEEIQQSLRSGSLSTDKPSPAQWSALVFILLSSDEELEAFDLKKYSASEEAFQRLLPVVQASNKALLSGCNLSERSCETLSSVVSSQSSNLRQLDLSNNDLKDSGVKVLCVGVASQHCKIETLRLTDCNLTETSCEDLSSVVSSQSSCLRELDLSNNDLQDSGVKLLCVGVANQHCKLEILRLNGCNLSDSSCEALYLVIRTQSSSLRELDLSNNNLQDSALNILKTPNSTIIRVEPAGVQWLRPGLRKYSCQLTIDTNTVHTNLKMSDNNRKMTYVKAVQSYPDHPDRFDLYPQLLCRDGLIGRCYWEVEWRGRIEISVSYRSIRKKGRSSNCLFGRNDHSWSLLCSDDRPRSVWHNNRQTSISSSSSSVSNRVAVYVDCPAGTLSFYGISSDTLIHLHTFNTTFTEPLYPGFRVWSGGSMSLCALPPVRETL